In Paenibacillus phoenicis, one genomic interval encodes:
- a CDS encoding response regulator transcription factor — MLKLMIVDDEAIIVKGMQHLIRKMKTPFTDIVGVSDSVEALRIAEEFQPDLLITDIQMPELDGLDLILSVSEKQAAARFVILTGYETFEYARKAIRLQVKDYLLKPVDHLELSNLLTRLSMEIVEERNSLHEENHNQKSAKDDNPESNYNIRRFKNFIQSNYMRDISLEDVAEYLDLHPSYVCSLLKKETDQTFVQYLRSIRIEKGKVLLRELPHLPLEQVANAIGYKSQAHFYKVFKQESGVTPGDYRAMQQ; from the coding sequence ATGCTTAAGCTGATGATCGTGGACGATGAGGCTATTATTGTCAAAGGCATGCAGCATCTGATTCGTAAAATGAAGACGCCATTCACGGATATTGTGGGGGTTAGCGACAGTGTGGAAGCGTTGCGGATCGCGGAAGAGTTCCAACCGGATCTTCTGATTACAGATATCCAAATGCCGGAGTTGGACGGACTGGATTTGATTCTGTCGGTTTCGGAGAAACAGGCGGCGGCTCGTTTTGTGATTTTGACTGGCTATGAAACCTTTGAATATGCTCGGAAGGCGATCCGACTTCAGGTCAAAGATTATTTGCTGAAACCGGTGGATCACCTGGAGCTGTCCAACCTCTTAACTCGATTGTCGATGGAGATTGTTGAGGAGCGGAACTCGCTGCACGAGGAGAACCATAATCAGAAGTCTGCCAAAGATGATAACCCGGAGAGCAATTACAATATCCGGAGGTTTAAGAACTTTATCCAAAGCAACTATATGCGGGATATTTCTCTCGAAGACGTCGCTGAATACTTGGACCTTCACCCGAGTTACGTATGCAGTCTATTAAAGAAGGAGACGGATCAGACCTTCGTTCAGTATTTGCGGAGCATTCGGATTGAGAAAGGCAAAGTGCTCCTGAGAGAACTCCCTCATCTTCCGTTAGAGCAAGTGGCAAATGCGATTGGCTATAAGAGCCAGGCTCATTTTTACAAAGTGTTCAAGCAGGAGAGCGGTGTGACACCAGGAGACTACCGGGCGATGCAACAATAG
- a CDS encoding ABC transporter permease, with amino-acid sequence MKWKFGAGHRFRALWKYRWLYLFMIPGILYFILFKYVPLWGLIMAFKNYQPYAGLMGSEWVGFKHFERFLGMDEFWQLFRNTLLLGLYNTVIFFPVTIILALLLNEIRSELFKRLVQTLVYVPHFLSWVVIAGITYVLLSTENGIINSWITSLGGQPVEFLTSTAWFRPLIILQLIWKDAGWGTIIFLAALAGVNTQLYEAARMDGANRFRLLWHITLPSIRSVIVILFILRLGTFLDLGFEQIFLMLNAINREVGEVFDTYVYRVGLMQGQFSYSTAVGLFKSVIGFILVILANKIAKWFGEEGIY; translated from the coding sequence GTGAAGTGGAAATTTGGAGCCGGTCACCGCTTTCGGGCTCTGTGGAAGTATCGCTGGCTTTATCTTTTTATGATCCCGGGAATTTTGTACTTCATTCTCTTTAAATATGTCCCGCTTTGGGGGCTGATCATGGCTTTCAAGAATTATCAGCCTTATGCGGGTCTGATGGGGAGCGAGTGGGTCGGTTTCAAGCATTTTGAAAGATTTTTGGGCATGGATGAATTTTGGCAGTTATTCCGAAATACGCTTTTGCTTGGCTTATACAATACGGTGATTTTCTTTCCCGTAACGATAATTCTCGCTTTGCTGCTAAATGAAATTCGTAGTGAGTTGTTCAAAAGATTGGTCCAGACGCTGGTGTATGTACCGCATTTTCTGTCCTGGGTAGTCATTGCCGGGATTACCTATGTGCTACTTTCTACTGAAAACGGTATCATTAACAGCTGGATTACGAGTTTAGGCGGACAACCGGTAGAGTTCCTGACCAGTACGGCTTGGTTTCGGCCGCTGATTATCCTCCAGTTGATTTGGAAAGACGCAGGGTGGGGAACGATTATTTTCCTGGCTGCTTTGGCTGGCGTTAATACGCAGTTGTATGAGGCGGCCAGAATGGACGGTGCAAACCGGTTCCGATTGCTCTGGCATATTACGCTTCCGTCCATCCGCAGTGTCATTGTGATTCTGTTCATCTTGCGGTTAGGGACGTTCCTGGATCTTGGCTTTGAGCAAATCTTTCTGATGTTGAACGCGATCAACCGCGAGGTTGGTGAGGTGTTTGATACGTACGTATACCGTGTTGGTCTGATGCAGGGGCAGTTCAGCTACAGCACGGCAGTCGGGCTGTTTAAATCCGTTATTGGATTTATTCTGGTTATCCTCGCCAATAAAATTGCCAAGTGGTTTGGCGAAGAAGGCATCTACTAG
- a CDS encoding IS110 family RNA-guided transposase yields the protein MKLFVGIDVSSQELEACFMNADGDKLETLTVKNNLNGASHLRDQIVAAADKLAVTEIHIGLEATSVYSWHPAMYLHQDPALRERKAKVFTLNPKLISKFREAYADMDKTDRLDAWVIADRLRFGRLTTTIVMQEQYVALQRLTRMRFHLVHNLAREKQYFLQNLFYKCNAFTTEVDSSVFGHALMEMLSEKFSLDDIAEMDVADLADYLRDKGRNRFPDPERVARCIQQAARASYRLSKVVEDSIDLVLGTSIESIRSIQKQLKDLDKAIERVLDGIQGAQCLLSVPGIGKVYAAGLLGELGDIERFKDQAAVAKYAGLTWRRHQSGVFEAEDTARIKSGNRFLRYYLVEAANSVRMRDEEFGEYYRKKYHEVPKNQHKRALVLTARKLVRLVDVLLRSGQLYTPRRKVNSAKD from the coding sequence AAGCTTTTTGTCGGTATTGACGTGAGCTCGCAAGAGCTCGAAGCGTGTTTCATGAACGCTGACGGTGACAAGCTTGAGACACTCACCGTCAAAAACAATTTGAATGGCGCCTCGCACTTGCGTGACCAAATCGTCGCTGCAGCGGACAAGTTGGCCGTCACCGAGATTCACATCGGCTTGGAAGCCACTTCCGTCTACAGCTGGCACCCTGCCATGTACCTGCATCAGGATCCAGCGCTTCGAGAGCGCAAGGCCAAGGTGTTCACCTTGAACCCCAAGCTCATCAGCAAGTTCAGAGAAGCCTATGCGGATATGGACAAGACCGACCGGCTCGACGCCTGGGTCATTGCGGATCGCCTGCGCTTCGGCCGCCTGACGACCACCATCGTCATGCAGGAGCAGTATGTCGCCCTTCAACGCCTCACGCGCATGCGTTTCCACTTGGTCCATAACTTGGCTCGCGAGAAGCAGTACTTCTTGCAGAACCTGTTCTACAAGTGCAATGCGTTTACAACCGAGGTCGACAGCTCCGTGTTTGGCCATGCGCTCATGGAGATGCTCTCCGAGAAGTTCAGCCTCGATGACATCGCCGAGATGGACGTGGCCGATCTGGCCGACTATCTGCGGGACAAGGGACGCAATCGTTTCCCCGATCCCGAGCGGGTCGCCCGCTGCATTCAGCAAGCTGCCCGCGCCTCCTATCGGCTGTCCAAGGTCGTGGAGGATTCGATTGACCTGGTGCTCGGCACCTCCATCGAATCCATCCGCAGCATCCAGAAGCAGCTCAAGGATCTCGACAAAGCGATCGAGCGGGTCCTCGACGGCATTCAAGGCGCTCAGTGCTTGCTGTCAGTGCCCGGCATCGGCAAAGTCTATGCAGCCGGTCTGCTCGGCGAACTCGGCGATATTGAACGGTTCAAGGATCAAGCCGCCGTCGCCAAGTACGCGGGTCTGACGTGGCGCAGGCACCAGTCCGGCGTCTTCGAGGCGGAGGACACCGCCCGCATCAAATCCGGCAACCGATTCCTGCGCTACTACCTCGTTGAAGCTGCCAACTCGGTTAGGATGCGCGATGAAGAATTCGGTGAATATTACCGGAAGAAGTATCACGAAGTGCCCAAGAATCAACACAAACGCGCCCTCGTCTTAACGGCAAGAAAACTCGTGCGTCTGGTCGATGTGCTGCTACGCAGCGGCCAACTCTACACGCCTCGAAGGAAGGTGAATAGCGCCAAGGATTAA